GCGTCTCTATAAGCTTCTGAATCTACTGCCGCTTATTCTGATTTGTGTAGCGACCTCGTCATGCTCGTATATGCATAATGTGCTGGTTCAGATTGAGTACCGGCGGCTGCAAAGTCAGGAACCAAGCATGACCAACTTGAGACATCTCATTGCTAGTGAAACTGTTTTTATTTACGGCACTTTGGATGATATTGACTCGATATATACTGATAAAACTTTCGCCGTCGCAGCGATATCGAATCAATTTCTAAAATCTGAGCTTGTAGACGTAATGCACGGTGTACGCGCTAACACGCACTATGGTCTGAACCTTCCTCCGGGCGAATACCAATTTCTTGTTTTTACAGACCTGAATTCGAATGCGCGCTACGAACCCACTGAGGTGGTCGGGGAACGCGCAGTATGGATTCCCGATGAAGTCACACAAACGGTTATCGGAGACCTCGACATTCCACTTGAAGAACCACTGAAAAAAAAATACACAGTGACTTTTACTGCCGCAGTTTCAAGCGGTGAAACACCCTCGCTGTTTTACCCTGCAGGCACAATCCGAGATATAAACGATCCGCTGTTCGACCGCGACGTAGCCACTTTGGGTTTGTATCATCCGGCTGCATTTCTCGAGAAAGCAAGAACCATGTTTTATGCTTTGGAAGAAGATGTGCCATACAAGATTCCTGTAATCTTTGTCCACGGAATAGGGGGTACCCCGGCCGAGTTTAAACACATTCTCGAAAAGATGGATCGCAGACGATTCCGGCCATGGTTTTTTTATTATCCGTCCGGCAGCGACCTAGATCAGATGGCCTTGTTTTTTCAAAACATTTTTCTATCTGGGCGGGTCATCCCGGTAGACGAGAAGCTTCCCATTTGGATTGTGGCTCACAGTATGGGCGGACTTGTAGTAAAGGAAGCGCTAAATATTCAAAAAAAACCTAAGAACCGTATTGTGTTTATTTCCATGGCATCGCCTTTTGGCGGGCATCCCGCCGCAGCAAAGGGTCACAAGATGGCGCCCATGGTTCTGCCTGCTTGGCGAGATTTGGACCCAGACGGCGAGTTCATAAAAAATCTGTATCGGAGACCGACAGATCCACTGGTCGAGCATCGACTGCTCTATGCCTATAAAAAGCCCAACAGGTCGAGGTTGCGGGAGAATAGTGACGGGGTTGTTAGCTTATCGAGCCAGTTGAGAGCAGAGGCGCAAAAGGCAGCGTTTACACAAATTGGCTTCAATTCCTCACACTCAGAAATGCTTGCGCAGGATACGGTAGTTGATTATGTAATTGACGAACTATCACAAGCGAAAACGAATCTGCCTCCGGCACATTATTACTATCTCCTCGCCGATGGATTCGATGTGAGCAATAACCATGCATATTCTGACCAGCAAAAACACAGCCTGCGGTACTTGGGAGCCTATATGCATGCGCTGGCAGACCGAAAAATAGCGCCATTGAATGCCGATCAGAAGCGGTTTGTCTCAACCGCGCTGGGCGAGAGAAAGCCCGTTAACCATATCGAAAAGACATGGTGCAAGTTTGTGAGGCTAAATCAGTTGTCTATCGCTGGATGCGGACTACAAAAGTGACGCCAACAAACCAGGAATCCTGCTGATACACGCTCGATCTGTAGGGGGCGCTAGTCATGGCTTTCCAGTCAGTCATCCACACTGCATGAGAACAGGGAGATTTAAATACAGGTACTGAACCAAGCCGTATCCCACGGTGAGTGGTAATAAAGTGGGTGTCCACGAATGGAGAGGGCGCTGGGAAGAGGATAGAGGGAGAGGATAGAGGGAGAGGATAGAGGGAGAGGATAGAGGGAGAGGATAGAGGGAGAGGATAGAGGGAGAGGATAGAGGGAGAGGATAGAGGGAGAGGATAGAGGGAGAGGATAGAGGGAGAGGGAGAGGGAGAGGATAGAGGGAGAGGATAGAGTGGGTGTCCACGAATGGAGAGGGTCGTTATAGGTTTTTAGTCAGTTCATCTAAGGGGCGTCGATGAATGCAGTTAACAAAAGGAGTTTTCTTGCGAAGGGTTAAGGGCTGTCAAGCGTACTAGAAATAGAATACATATCGAAACTCTTCAAGGTGCCGCGGTGGATACCAATGATGTAACTGTTAACGCAAATGACCAAGGTCATATAACCCCAACCACGCGAGAGAGGAATGTGCCAATATTTTTTAAGCCACGGTTAAAAATTGTATTAGTGATTGGTTTAGTGGTGCTGGGGGGCATTTTCTTGCTGAGTGAGGAACGCGTTGAATCAGGAGCGAAGCCGTTTTTATCCGCCATTACTCGGGGTGATATTGAAAGTACGATTACAGCCGCTGGGAGCTTGCAGCCTAGTTCCTATGTGGACGTTGGGGTTCAGGTGTCGGGTGAAATTGATAAGCTCTATGTTGACGTCGGTGATGTTGTTACGCAGGGGCAACTTTTGGCGGAAATTGATGCGACCGTGCAAACCAGTCGGGTTGCTGCTAGCCGTGCGAGCTTGGACGCATTGAAAGCGCAACTGGCTGCTCGTCAGGCTTCGTTAAAGTTAGCACAGGCCAATGCCGACAGGCAAACTCGATTGATTAAAGCGCAAGCCACCAGTCAGGCAGATTTTGATGCTGCAATAAGCGCACTGGTACTGGCGCAATCAAGTTTAGCTCAACTCGAATCGCAAATTTCTCAGAGTGAAGCCAGTTTGGCTAGTGATGAGGCTACGTTGGCATTTAGTCGCATCGAAGCGCCGATGAGTGGTACCGTTATTTCAATAAGCATGAAAGAAGGGCAGACTCTGAATGCGACCCAGCAGGCGCCGACCTTGTTGAGGATTGCCAATTTAGCAGTCATGACCGTAGAGGGTGAAGTTTCTGAAGCTGATGTTAATAAGTTAACAGCAGAAATGCCCGTCTACTTTACTACTTTAGGTGGTGGTGAGCGCCGATGGCACGGCCGTTTGCGACAGATATTGCCCGAACCAGAAGTGACGAATAATGTGGTGCTTTACACCGCCTTGTTTGATGTGGACAACCATGACGGTGCTTTATTGCCAAACATGACTGCACAAATATTTTTCGTCACCGCGTCGGCGCAAGATGTGATTCGTGTTCCTGTTGGCGCACTCGATTTTGACGACACCGACAATCTACTTAACCTCAAGCTGCCTGCCCAAATCATTGGTGAGCCACGCACCCGATCAAGTGCGGAATCCAATTTGTCAGAGGGGTTGGCTTTACGCAGTCCTTTGACTGACGCCAGACCAGATAAAGTACCGGAGCGCGGTGCACCTATAACACCGGAGCAACGAGCCCAGTTTCGAGCTAGGCGTGCGGCAGCTGGTGGCCGCGGCGCCGGCAACCGCCGTCGAGCACCGTTGGTTGGCAACAACCAAAGTGAGGCACGCCCAGCGACGGTTGTGATTGCTCATGACGATGGGCGCTTCGAACGCCGTCCAATTACGATCGGCGTCACTACCCGAGTGTCGGCTGAGGTGATTGATGGGCTAGAGGTGGGAGATAAAGTGGTTGCCGGTGTCATCACGTCTAACGGCACGACGCAAAGCAGCGCTCGCAACACGCCACGTGTGGGCGGTGGAAGGCCGTTTTAAGCGGCGAGGAGTTGGTTTATGAATAATCCAATTGAATTGCCTAACATGGTGCCGCTGATTTCATTGCGTCATATTTCGCGCACCTTTACCACGGGTGGCGGTGTGCAGGTGCAGGCACTTAAGCACGTCTCATTGGATATCTATGCGGGTGAGTTTGTGTCCATTATCGGGCAATCTGGCTCAGGCAAGTCAACCTTGATGAACATCCTCGGTTGTTTAGACAGGCCCACAAGTGGCACGTATCAATTTGCGGGGCAGGACATACGTTTGTTCGACGCTGATGGCTTGGCGTGGTTGAGGCGAGAAGCATTTGGGTTCGTGTTCCAAAGCTATAATTTACTCGGGAATTCAAGCGCTCAAGAAAACGTTGAGGTGCCTGCCATCTACGCAGGTGACGCTGCAGATGAACGACAAAAGCGAGCTAAGCACCTGTTGGGTTCATTGGGTATCGGCGATCGAGCTGACCATCGCCCGAGCCAATTGTCGGGCGGCCAACAACAAAGGGTATCAATTGCTCGAGCTTTGATGAACGGGGGGCAGGTGATCTTGGCGGATGAGCCCACCGGTGCCCTTGACTCGCAAAGTGGCATTGACGTAATGAACTTATTGCGTGAGTTGGCAGATCAGGGGCACACGGTGATTTTGATTACACATGACCATGAAATTGCTAACAATGCTGATCGCCGTATAGAGTTGCTTGATGGCGAAATATTGCACGATAGCGGTACCGTCCATTCAGCCAGACTACAGAACGCAGTTAGTTTGTATGAGCAGATGCGCAACAGTTCGAAACCGCGAAATCGTTTCTCAGAAGTATATGAAGCGGCCAACATGGCTTTTCGCTCGCTTCGCGCCAACGTGTTTCGTACTGCGTTAACCCTGCTGGGTATCGTGATCGGCGTCGCCTCCGTCATTGCGATGTTAGCGATTGGTGAAGGTGCTCAAAAGGACGTTATTGACCGAATCAATTCCCTCGGGGCGGATATGTTGACAGTCAGTCCCTTGGCCCGTCGGGGTAGCGAATCGGAGACATTGACGCTTGAAGACGCGTTGGCCATCGAACATGGAGTATCTAATGTGAAAGCCACGTTGCCGGAGATAACCGGTAGTGAAACCTTGCGTGCGGGCAGCCTCGACTACACATCATCCATTACTGCGACCACATCCAACTTGCCAGAGACTCGCAGTTGGCCCTTGGCGCAAGGCGTGTTTTTCAGTGACCAAGACAGCACAGATTTTGCGCCTGTTGCGGTAATCGGCAGCACGGTAAAAGAAAGTCTGTTTTCAAATAATGACGACCCCTTGGGGCAATACCTATTGATTAAAAATGTGCCGTTCCAAATCATCGGCGTCATGAGCTCCAAGGGCTCATCCGGTTTCGGGGGGCGAGATCAAGATGATGTGGTGTTGGTGCCGCTAAAGACCGGTGGACTGCGTTTGTTTGGGCGAACTTATCTTCGATCCTTGACGATTGAAGTGAAAGACCCTGAGCTAATCGATCAAACTGAGCAACAAGTCCGCAATTTGCTTACCCAACGTCACGGGACTGAGGACTTTCGGCTCAGAAACAGTGCAGAATTACTCGAGAACGTAACAGCATCGCAGCAGACATTCACCACATTGCTGGGTTCAGTAGCGGCTATTTCACTCTTGGTCGGTGGTATCGGGGTGATGAATATTATGCTGGTGTCAGTGACCGAGAGAACACGAGAGATAGGCATCCGTATCGCTACGGGTGCACGCCAAAATGATATTTTGCTGCAGTTTTTAACCGAAGCGATCGTTGTTTCTGCGTTGGGTGGGCTGTTAGGTGTGGTGATAGGCTTTGGGGTGGGTGTGTTAATTGAGAATTTTGGTACTTCCGTGGTGTTTAGCTCTGGTCCAACCGTGTTGGCGTTTAGTTGCGCCGCAGGGATCGGGCTGATTTTTGGTTTTGCGCCTGCGAGCAAAGCCGCGAAACTGGATCCAGTTGTCGCATTGGCAACTGATTAATAGAGGATGTCGTATGAAGCGATCACTGGTATTCGTTAGTCTTTGCATTGCGTTGTCAGCGTGTTCGACCACGCCGATGCCTCAATTGGGTGAGCGAGATGTGCCCGCGGGATGGCAGTATGCTCACGAGACTGAACAAGCTTGGCCCGAAAAAAAATGGTGGCAAGGTTTCGGCAGTAACGAACTGAGCGAGGTCATGGCGCATTTGGATAAGCGTAATTTTGATATTGACACGATTAACCGGAATCTCGAAAAAGCGACACTGCAGTTAAAAGAACAGGGCTTCAAGATGTATCCAACCCCGGTGTTGTCATTGGGTGTCGATGATCAGTACAGTGGTAGTCAAGTTTCGGGTGGATCGTACCGTGATGATACCCAGTCAGCTGTTGCTCTAAGTTTGGGGCTATCGTACACGGATGTCTTGAGTAAGCCGACTCAATATAACGCAGCATTAGCAAGTTATGACCGCTCGGTGGCGGAATTGGCTGAGGCTCACCTGAGCATTCGTGGATTAGCGGCATCCACGTATTTTCAAATATTATACATTCGAGATTTAAAGGCAGCGGCGCAACAAAATTTAGTTAATGCGACGTCGGTAAATACGATTGTTGAAGCTCGATTGGCCGCGGGCACCATCACACGAGTTGATGCCTTGCAGCAAGGTATTGTCGTGCAGCGAGAAGAAAGCAATCTGAGGGAACTAGAACAACGAGAGCTTGCAGCACGGGCTTCCTTGGCAAGCTTGTTGGCTATGTCAGTGAGTGATTTAAAGGTCTCTGAAGCGTCGTTGAACGGCGTCGTAGTCCCCAGTATTAATGTTGGTGTGCCGCTAGAGCTTTTGTTTCGTCGGCCAAATCTTGCCGCAGCTGAAGCAAATTTGCGTCTATTTAGGGCCAACGTGGATTTGGCTCGGCACCAGTTTTTACCTCAATTGTCGATCGATGGTGTCGTTAATTTGTCCAGTGATTCCATTGCCAGTTTGGTGGATCAGAGCAGCCTAACAGTCACGGTATTGGGCAGCCTTACTCAGCTTTTGTTGGATAACGGGGCACGTAGCCGAAGCGTGAAAATCATCCGTCTGGATTTAGAGAGTGCCTTGGCCGAGTATCGAAAAGAGGTTATTTCGGCGTTGAATGAAGTCGAAGTCTCATTTAATAACATCGATTTATTAAAGTCGCTTTTTGTCGTTGCAGAAAACGATTTGGCGCGTGCCGAAGAAGCGTATCGAATAACCCAGTTACGGTATGAAGAGGGCGTTGAGCAATTCCAAACCTTGCTGAGTATTCAAGATGCCT
The sequence above is a segment of the Arenicella chitinivorans genome. Coding sequences within it:
- a CDS encoding MacB family efflux pump subunit, translating into MNNPIELPNMVPLISLRHISRTFTTGGGVQVQALKHVSLDIYAGEFVSIIGQSGSGKSTLMNILGCLDRPTSGTYQFAGQDIRLFDADGLAWLRREAFGFVFQSYNLLGNSSAQENVEVPAIYAGDAADERQKRAKHLLGSLGIGDRADHRPSQLSGGQQQRVSIARALMNGGQVILADEPTGALDSQSGIDVMNLLRELADQGHTVILITHDHEIANNADRRIELLDGEILHDSGTVHSARLQNAVSLYEQMRNSSKPRNRFSEVYEAANMAFRSLRANVFRTALTLLGIVIGVASVIAMLAIGEGAQKDVIDRINSLGADMLTVSPLARRGSESETLTLEDALAIEHGVSNVKATLPEITGSETLRAGSLDYTSSITATTSNLPETRSWPLAQGVFFSDQDSTDFAPVAVIGSTVKESLFSNNDDPLGQYLLIKNVPFQIIGVMSSKGSSGFGGRDQDDVVLVPLKTGGLRLFGRTYLRSLTIEVKDPELIDQTEQQVRNLLTQRHGTEDFRLRNSAELLENVTASQQTFTTLLGSVAAISLLVGGIGVMNIMLVSVTERTREIGIRIATGARQNDILLQFLTEAIVVSALGGLLGVVIGFGVGVLIENFGTSVVFSSGPTVLAFSCAAGIGLIFGFAPASKAAKLDPVVALATD
- the maoP gene encoding DUF413 domain-containing protein, which encodes MKGSVKTVLRLSQMRLYKLLNLLPLILICVATSSCSYMHNVLVQIEYRRLQSQEPSMTNLRHLIASETVFIYGTLDDIDSIYTDKTFAVAAISNQFLKSELVDVMHGVRANTHYGLNLPPGEYQFLVFTDLNSNARYEPTEVVGERAVWIPDEVTQTVIGDLDIPLEEPLKKKYTVTFTAAVSSGETPSLFYPAGTIRDINDPLFDRDVATLGLYHPAAFLEKARTMFYALEEDVPYKIPVIFVHGIGGTPAEFKHILEKMDRRRFRPWFFYYPSGSDLDQMALFFQNIFLSGRVIPVDEKLPIWIVAHSMGGLVVKEALNIQKKPKNRIVFISMASPFGGHPAAAKGHKMAPMVLPAWRDLDPDGEFIKNLYRRPTDPLVEHRLLYAYKKPNRSRLRENSDGVVSLSSQLRAEAQKAAFTQIGFNSSHSEMLAQDTVVDYVIDELSQAKTNLPPAHYYYLLADGFDVSNNHAYSDQQKHSLRYLGAYMHALADRKIAPLNADQKRFVSTALGERKPVNHIEKTWCKFVRLNQLSIAGCGLQK
- a CDS encoding efflux RND transporter periplasmic adaptor subunit, which gives rise to MPIFFKPRLKIVLVIGLVVLGGIFLLSEERVESGAKPFLSAITRGDIESTITAAGSLQPSSYVDVGVQVSGEIDKLYVDVGDVVTQGQLLAEIDATVQTSRVAASRASLDALKAQLAARQASLKLAQANADRQTRLIKAQATSQADFDAAISALVLAQSSLAQLESQISQSEASLASDEATLAFSRIEAPMSGTVISISMKEGQTLNATQQAPTLLRIANLAVMTVEGEVSEADVNKLTAEMPVYFTTLGGGERRWHGRLRQILPEPEVTNNVVLYTALFDVDNHDGALLPNMTAQIFFVTASAQDVIRVPVGALDFDDTDNLLNLKLPAQIIGEPRTRSSAESNLSEGLALRSPLTDARPDKVPERGAPITPEQRAQFRARRAAAGGRGAGNRRRAPLVGNNQSEARPATVVIAHDDGRFERRPITIGVTTRVSAEVIDGLEVGDKVVAGVITSNGTTQSSARNTPRVGGGRPF
- a CDS encoding TolC family protein, which gives rise to MKRSLVFVSLCIALSACSTTPMPQLGERDVPAGWQYAHETEQAWPEKKWWQGFGSNELSEVMAHLDKRNFDIDTINRNLEKATLQLKEQGFKMYPTPVLSLGVDDQYSGSQVSGGSYRDDTQSAVALSLGLSYTDVLSKPTQYNAALASYDRSVAELAEAHLSIRGLAASTYFQILYIRDLKAAAQQNLVNATSVNTIVEARLAAGTITRVDALQQGIVVQREESNLRELEQRELAARASLASLLAMSVSDLKVSEASLNGVVVPSINVGVPLELLFRRPNLAAAEANLRLFRANVDLARHQFLPQLSIDGVVNLSSDSIASLVDQSSLTVTVLGSLTQLLLDNGARSRSVKIIRLDLESALAEYRKEVISALNEVEVSFNNIDLLKSLFVVAENDLARAEEAYRITQLRYEEGVEQFQTLLSIQDALSVARTRYFEAKLAQLNAAIALYQSLGGGWQRSDKNTMLH